Proteins encoded together in one Eubalaena glacialis isolate mEubGla1 chromosome 7, mEubGla1.1.hap2.+ XY, whole genome shotgun sequence window:
- the LY6G6F gene encoding lymphocyte antigen 6 complex locus protein G6f produces MAVLFLLLLCLHGLPQAAADNIQAIYVALGEAMELPCPSPPTLHGDEFLSWFRSPATGSSTALVAHVQVARPAPDPGKPGRESRLKLLGNNSLWLEGSKEGDAGRYWCAVLGQRHKYQNWRVYDVSVLRGSQFSARAADGSPCSILLCSVVPARRLDSVTWLEGKGPVRGRVQSFWGDGAALLLVCPGEGLPEPRGRRPRNIRCLMPQNKGISFSLTASMDASPALCAPSAEWGAPWILMLLLTVGQGFTIMVLSVMLWRRRVQGTKHRNASFPQFKPEIQVYENIHLARLSPPAPKTR; encoded by the exons ATGGCTGTCTTATTCCTCCTCCTTCTGTGCCTACATGGGCTCCCCCAGGCTGCTGCAG aCAACATCCAGGCCATCTATGTGGCACTGGGGGAGGCAATGGAGCTGCCATGTCCTTCACCACCCACCCTGCATGGAGACGAATTCCTGTCCTGGTTCCGCAGTCCGGCAACAGGCTCGTCCACTGCTTTAGTGGCCCACGTCCAAGTAGCCAGGCCAGCCCCAGACCCTGGGAAGCCCGGAAGGGAATCCAGGCTCAAACTCCTGGGAAACAACTCTTTGTGGCTGGAAGGGTCCAAGGAGGGAGACGCTGGGCGGTACTGGTGCGCCGTGCTGGGTCAGCGCCACAAGTACCAGAACTGGAGGGTGTATGATGTCTCTGTGCTCAGAG gaTCCCAGTTCTCTGCGAGGGCTGCAGATGGATCTCCCTGCTCTATCCTCCTGTGCTCTGTGGTCCCCGCCAGACGCCTGGACTCTGTGACCTGGCTGGAGGGGAAGGGTCCTGTGAGGGGGCGTGTGCAGTCCTTCTGGGGTGATGGGGCTGCCCTGCTCTTGGTGTGTCCTGGGGAGGGGCTCCCTGAGCCCAGGGGACGTAGACCAAGAAACATCCGCTGCCTCATGCCTCAGAACAAAGGGATCAGCTTTAGCCTGACAG CCTCCATGGATGCCTCCCCTGCGCTCTGTGCCCCTTCCGCAGAGTGGGGTGCACCCTGGATCCTGATGCTGTTGCTTACAGTGGGCCAGGGGTTCACCATCATGGTCCTCAGCGTCATGCTCTGGAGGCGGAGGGTCCAGGGGACTAAGCACAGAA ATGCCTCGTTTCCTCAGTTCAAACCCGAGATCCAGGTCTATGAGAACATCCATTTGGCCCGTCTCAG CCCACCTGCCCCTAAGACCAGGTGA